A genomic segment from Candidatus Brocadia sinica JPN1 encodes:
- a CDS encoding NifU family protein, whose translation MKEKVEEALKHIRPALQADGGDIELVDIQGGVVKVRLRGACGSCPSALMTLKYGVEERLKEEIPEVESVELA comes from the coding sequence ATGAAAGAGAAAGTAGAGGAGGCACTGAAACATATCAGACCTGCGTTGCAAGCAGATGGTGGAGATATTGAATTGGTTGATATTCAGGGAGGGGTCGTAAAGGTGCGCTTAAGAGGCGCATGTGGGTCTTGTCCAAGTGCACTCATGACGCTAAAATATGGCGTAGAGGAGCGCCTCAAAGAAGAGATTCCTGAAGTAGAATCAGTCGAACTCGCTTAG
- the hemA gene encoding glutamyl-tRNA reductase — protein sequence MSILVIGLNHKSAPVEVREKLAFNANNISAALSLFLHKHQTAEAVILSTCNRVEIYVSSIEGTIKVEDVLSFLADFHKIELSSFSSYMYHYTDDRAVNHLFFVTASLDSMVLGESQILSQVKEAYTMASMEEATGKVMNQLFQQALNVAKIIHTKTSIGKGKVSISSVAVEFAEKIFQDFTGKMVLVVGAGEMCELLLKHLYEEGARTIVVANRTFERAQEIANAFQGQAIKYELLGEYLAKADIIISSTSAPHYVIHVDQVKEAIRHRRGNPMFLIDIAVPRDIEPDVANIDNVYLYNIDDLQSVVNQNIDERTREVEKCRSIVEEEVEHFMAKLEEMKIEPAITQLRNHFHSVGKEELGRLRSKLKSIDNGDWEQVVYTMERTINKLLHHPAKVAKLEAKNGGGYRYVETIKKLFGIFHHAEHPPH from the coding sequence ATGAGCATTCTGGTCATTGGACTGAATCATAAGTCAGCCCCGGTAGAGGTCAGGGAAAAATTGGCTTTTAACGCCAATAATATTTCTGCCGCCTTATCACTATTTCTCCACAAGCATCAAACGGCAGAGGCCGTTATTTTATCAACCTGTAACCGTGTAGAGATATATGTGTCATCCATAGAAGGCACTATTAAAGTGGAAGATGTCCTTTCATTCCTTGCCGACTTTCACAAAATTGAGTTAAGCAGCTTTTCTTCCTACATGTACCACTACACAGACGATCGTGCCGTGAACCATCTTTTCTTTGTCACCGCCAGTCTTGATTCTATGGTACTCGGCGAGTCGCAGATCCTCTCGCAGGTCAAGGAAGCATACACGATGGCATCCATGGAAGAGGCCACCGGAAAGGTTATGAACCAATTATTTCAGCAGGCGCTCAATGTTGCAAAAATCATACATACAAAAACATCCATTGGAAAGGGAAAGGTTTCTATTAGTTCTGTCGCCGTGGAATTTGCTGAGAAGATATTTCAGGATTTCACGGGCAAAATGGTTCTTGTGGTGGGTGCCGGTGAAATGTGTGAACTTTTGTTAAAACATCTCTATGAAGAAGGGGCGCGTACCATTGTGGTTGCGAATCGCACCTTTGAACGCGCTCAGGAGATTGCCAATGCCTTTCAGGGACAGGCCATTAAATACGAATTACTGGGTGAATACCTTGCAAAGGCCGATATTATCATTAGCTCAACCTCTGCTCCGCATTATGTAATCCATGTCGACCAGGTAAAAGAAGCCATCAGGCATCGAAGGGGTAATCCCATGTTCCTCATAGACATCGCCGTGCCCAGGGATATTGAACCCGATGTCGCCAACATTGATAATGTCTATCTTTACAATATCGATGACTTACAATCTGTTGTGAACCAGAATATTGACGAACGAACCAGAGAGGTGGAGAAATGCCGTTCTATCGTTGAAGAGGAGGTTGAACATTTTATGGCAAAACTTGAGGAAATGAAGATAGAACCTGCGATAACCCAATTACGCAATCATTTTCATAGCGTTGGGAAAGAAGAGTTAGGGCGTCTAAGGTCCAAACTAAAAAGTATCGACAATGGAGATTGGGAGCAAGTTGTTTACACTATGGAACGCACCATAAATAAACTCCTCCATCATCCTGCAAAAGTTGCTAAACTAGAGGCAAAGAACGGCGGTGGATACCGGTATGTAGAAACCATCAAAAAATTATTTGGTATATTTCACCACGCGGAACACCCACCACATTAG
- a CDS encoding DUF1858 domain-containing protein yields MAEIKKITKKTSIGEVIKEYPEAEAVVKKYFGAGCFTCPGSKMEDIAFGAAMHNIDPEVIIKELNEVIEKKKVNQ; encoded by the coding sequence ATGGCAGAAATTAAAAAAATAACAAAAAAGACCAGCATAGGAGAGGTAATTAAGGAATACCCGGAAGCTGAGGCTGTTGTAAAAAAATATTTTGGAGCAGGTTGCTTTACATGTCCGGGTTCAAAGATGGAAGATATTGCTTTTGGTGCAGCTATGCACAATATTGATCCGGAAGTCATTATTAAGGAATTGAACGAAGTTATTGAAAAGAAAAAAGTTAACCAATAA
- a CDS encoding sensor domain-containing diguanylate cyclase: MRVGQRLGLGFGIILVLIIGTVFCVSFFLHRISETQKTVAVHTSNRKNFKELREHIEYWLITVKEIVKERDISHADYHEQLETSIEKKIKDIELGIYEKDAGDLLNEIVRLFHRLGKLDTTMQRYPGMGKDIFKTIKMDEVMKTYETGVSRLTKVLAVFDETITLAYKQAVAYSKKVEKNCWLSTYIVVAIAVIFCIVYAYRITRYVTKPLNLLSAATKKIANGSYDIILRTKSSAEIEELFNAFNTISLKLNTSNRKLAQTYKTIKEQKEFFDTILSNTKDMIFIMNKENKIEYMNNAASNEYGYAVGRYCYDAICNRGTLCHQCGIKETLKGQTVKMERTIQGKVYDSIIVPFVNGDMHISKLEILRDITERKQLQDELERLSITDKLTGLYNRRYFDDILEKEVLRARRHQHNISLLFIDIDKFKHFNDTYGHAAGDKVLQRLGNLVTEQIRKGIDIPCRYGGEEFTIILPETTNRSAITIANRILNDFRNIKFRVPLENKTIQKTISIGIAELGPYNNAKALLVNADEAMYKAKKLGGNRVCEYEFNASLKSAKSADFLVL, encoded by the coding sequence ATGCGAGTCGGACAACGGTTGGGACTGGGTTTTGGCATTATCCTGGTATTAATAATAGGAACAGTTTTTTGTGTCTCCTTTTTTCTTCATAGGATTAGCGAAACACAAAAAACAGTTGCTGTCCATACCTCTAACAGAAAGAACTTCAAAGAGTTACGAGAGCATATAGAATATTGGCTCATAACAGTAAAAGAGATTGTAAAAGAAAGAGATATATCGCATGCAGATTATCATGAGCAATTAGAAACGTCTATAGAAAAGAAAATAAAAGACATAGAGTTAGGTATCTACGAGAAGGATGCCGGTGACCTCTTAAACGAAATTGTGCGGCTTTTCCACCGTCTTGGGAAATTAGATACTACGATGCAAAGGTACCCTGGGATGGGTAAGGATATATTCAAGACAATAAAAATGGATGAAGTAATGAAAACGTATGAAACAGGCGTATCCAGGCTTACTAAAGTGTTAGCAGTCTTCGATGAAACGATTACTTTGGCATATAAGCAGGCTGTTGCTTATTCAAAAAAAGTAGAAAAAAACTGCTGGCTTTCTACGTATATCGTTGTGGCAATAGCAGTCATTTTTTGCATTGTTTATGCATATCGTATAACAAGGTACGTAACAAAGCCGTTGAATTTATTGAGCGCTGCAACAAAAAAAATTGCCAATGGGTCATACGATATAATACTCAGGACAAAATCATCTGCCGAAATAGAAGAACTTTTCAATGCCTTTAATACGATATCTTTAAAATTGAATACGTCGAACAGGAAACTTGCTCAAACATATAAAACCATTAAAGAGCAAAAGGAATTTTTTGACACCATCCTTTCAAACACAAAGGATATGATTTTTATAATGAATAAAGAAAACAAAATCGAGTATATGAACAATGCGGCTTCGAACGAATACGGGTATGCAGTAGGAAGGTATTGTTACGATGCAATATGTAACCGGGGAACCCTCTGTCATCAATGTGGGATAAAGGAAACACTGAAGGGGCAGACAGTAAAAATGGAAAGGACTATTCAGGGAAAGGTTTACGATTCTATTATTGTGCCTTTTGTAAATGGAGATATGCATATTTCCAAGTTGGAAATCCTCAGAGACATTACAGAAAGGAAACAACTTCAGGATGAACTTGAAAGGTTATCGATTACGGACAAACTGACAGGTTTGTACAATAGAAGGTATTTTGATGATATTTTAGAAAAAGAGGTACTGAGGGCAAGGCGCCATCAACATAATATAAGCCTGTTGTTTATCGATATTGACAAATTCAAGCACTTTAACGATACATATGGGCACGCTGCCGGCGACAAAGTATTACAACGCCTGGGAAATTTAGTAACAGAACAAATCAGGAAGGGAATCGATATACCATGCCGATACGGTGGGGAAGAGTTTACCATAATATTGCCGGAAACCACAAACCGGAGCGCCATTACCATTGCCAATCGGATACTCAACGATTTCAGGAATATTAAATTCCGAGTCCCTCTGGAGAATAAAACGATTCAAAAGACAATAAGCATTGGTATCGCTGAACTTGGTCCTTATAATAATGCGAAGGCATTGCTTGTTAATGCAGATGAAGCAATGTATAAGGCAAAAAAGCTAGGTGGAAACAGGGTCTGCGAATATGAGTTTAATGCATCCTTAAAATCTGCAAAATCTGCGGATTTTTTGGTATTATGA
- a CDS encoding cytochrome C assembly family protein, translating to MGFFIHSGFLVFLGLESGNIPITNVYESFVSLLWCVLFVYINLDYLYKLPSLDTFLMPVVTALSIWALTFDGGNLLITVSLQNFWLVAHIIPIFIGYAAFTISFSLSVMYLTQQRQLKHKLFGPLFNKLPSLEGIDKLMWKTISFGFPLLTLGLVFGTFWVKTQNILGELWYLDYKVVLGLATWLIYAALLHMRLVASFHGTRIALLTIAGFCLVLFTFIGTFFMGSKHAFQNVSEQTHIEILNMQ from the coding sequence ATGGGTTTTTTTATCCACAGCGGTTTTCTGGTATTCCTGGGCCTCGAATCCGGCAATATCCCTATAACAAATGTCTATGAATCCTTCGTATCCCTTCTGTGGTGTGTTTTGTTTGTTTATATCAACCTGGATTATCTTTACAAGCTGCCATCTTTAGATACATTCTTAATGCCCGTCGTTACAGCGCTCTCTATTTGGGCGCTCACATTTGACGGAGGAAACTTATTAATTACCGTGAGCCTTCAGAACTTCTGGCTCGTAGCGCACATCATCCCCATATTCATAGGCTACGCTGCCTTCACGATATCTTTTAGCCTCAGCGTCATGTATCTCACGCAGCAAAGACAACTAAAACATAAACTGTTTGGCCCGCTTTTTAACAAGTTGCCGTCACTGGAGGGTATTGACAAGCTGATGTGGAAGACGATTTCTTTTGGTTTCCCATTACTTACGCTTGGGCTTGTGTTTGGCACCTTTTGGGTCAAGACACAAAATATTTTAGGAGAACTGTGGTACCTGGATTATAAAGTTGTCCTGGGTTTGGCCACATGGCTTATTTATGCGGCGTTGTTACATATGCGACTTGTCGCATCTTTTCACGGCACCAGGATCGCCTTATTGACTATCGCCGGTTTTTGCCTGGTGCTTTTTACTTTTATCGGGACATTCTTTATGGGATCCAAACATGCCTTTCAGAATGTCAGCGAACAAACGCATATTGAGATTTTGAATATGCAGTGA